GCTGCCACAACGGCAATCCtctctccttttctcttGAATCGTCTCGAATCAGATCGACTCAAATCATATCACGGCCcttgcctgcctgcctgtctCGTCCGCCCTCACATATTCCTGTCGTCTGCGGCCCTTATTCGACTCATCCCTGGGCGGCCGTCTCCATTGAGCAGTGACAGCCGGTAGCATTGGCCGGTGTCTACCAGTAAATTGACAGCGGTAGTAATCACAGTAACCGCCTTCTCGCATCTGCTTGCCGGGTATAAAGTCGGGAAGAGCGTGCCTTGAATCGcaatctcttcctccttcactCGCTAGCATCGAGGTTTGTTGTAGCCGATCTCAACCGCAAATACCTTCCCACAAACTCATTCTTGAATACAACACTGCCATATCGTATCGTGCCGTGCTGCAACATACCGTTCCACAGCGCGCGCTTCTTTTTCTGGAATCTTCCTGAGTGGTATTGTCGACCCAGAGCCGTGGAATTGTTGTGCGTGCAAGACCCTGTTAACCTTGAAAATATAGTCACACACTCCTCCGAACTTGCATAGCGACATTGGGAAAACGAATGCTTGGATTGATTGATGTCCTTCGATTGCCGTGATGGATCCCAAGAATGATGCTTCCTCGCACGGAGCCGTAGTCGATATCGGCGGTAGCAACATGTACGACGGCGTTGGCAAGCGATTGCAAGAGGCCCTCACGGCTCCATACTCTCCAACCTCCAAACCCACGCTGCCCGACGAATTACTGTACGACGATGTCGGGTTGCCGATCTGGAATCAGATCATCTTCACCCCTGAATTTTACCAGACTCATGACGAGATTGCCTTGTTTGATGAGCATGGCGCTGATGTTGTTGCACGATGCCCAGCTGGTGTCACAATTATCGATCTAGGAGCTGGGTTAGTTCATCTTCTATTGCCCCGCACTCTGCCCACCCACCCTCAATGAGTGGTGGTTGTAAGCTTACCCTGTCCATACTAACACGACCCCATCCAGTGACACTCGCAAGGTTGGCCACCTTCTCGCAGCCTTTGAAAAGGGCAAGGTTCCCGCCAAGTACCTCGCATTGGACATTTCCAGATCGTCGCTGAATCACAATGTCAAATACCTGGTGGAGCAGCATCCGAGCCCTGAGTCTTCAGTGACCTGTGCTGGTATCTGGGGTACCTTTGGCGATGGCATGAGCTATATCCAAAAGATCTCGACACCACGTCTCTTCCTCTCGCTAGGTTCAGTGCTCTGCAACGATCCTTGGCCTGAAGCACTTTCTCACCTGAAGTTCTGGGCCGATGCCCTGCGATCTGACGACCTGCTTCTAATTGGAATGGACGGTCACACTCTTCCCAAcaacaaggagaagatcTGGAACGCCTACCACTCTTGCGATAGCCTTTATCACAAGTTCTTCTTGAATGGCTTCAAGCATGCCAACCGTCTGGCAGGTGAGGAATGGTTTCGTGAGGAAGATTGGGAACTCCTCGCACAATTGGAGGATGAGCCCACTACTCGTcatcgcttcttcttccggGCCAAGAAAGACGTGAAGCTTAAGAAGATGAGCCGCATCATCCAAAAAGGCGAAGAGTTCGACTGGTTTGATTCTCACAAGTACGGCGAAGACAACGTGCGCCTCATGTGCTATAAGGCAGGATTGAGCGTAATCGATGTCTGGCAGGCCCCAGGATCGGAGTTCCGTAAGTTCCCTCCTATCAATACCCTCTGgcgatttcttctttctttcgttctttttttcctctcttttttttttttttctttagctCACTCTCTCttctgtctttttcttcttttacgtATTTCATGCTGACTTGTTTTCAGGACAATATCTCGTTCGCCGCAAGGACAGCAAGGACCAGCGAGACGACGCCGACAGTGCCGTCTCGGGAGTCAGTTACTAATCTGGCTGGCTCCGCGGCTGGCCGCTACCCATCACTTCTAATTCCTAAAAGAATTTTCACCAAAAGGCGGGCAACTATTGCTGAGAATATCTGCGGACAGTACCTTTTTACGAGTAAGGGAAGGTAATGTAATCCCAAAATGGATGGACAGATCAAAGTTTTGTTCGTTGTGTTTCGTCAAGTCAGGCACAAGGTTTCCTCTTCTGCTTCGAGGACCTTTGCAACAAGGTGTTCCCACCAAGGGTACCTCTTACCGATATCTTTGGAGAGAGCAGTTGGATCTCGTGGGATTTGTACTTCTTTGTCAATCCATCCCCAGATGCGCAAAAGCGCCTCGTACAAGGGGGGGACGCTCTGAGGTGACAGGTAATTAGCCCCTAATTCTGCAACTAGAGTGGGTAATATTGGGAGCAGTAGACCTGGGCAAAGGCAGAACCAGCCTGCGTCTTGCCATAgattactaaaaaaaaatGGGAGGTTtgcatttcttttctttgcaCTTACACTGCGAACTGGCGTTTGAACCACTTGTTCGAACCAATCCATTGAAACATCCTTGTGTACAGGTTTAGTAGCGAGTAACCCCAGGAAAAACACTGGTAATAGGGGTGCTTGAGCTGTAAAGTGAGACCCCGATGTAGGCATAATTCGTATGCAACGGGCAAGATCATCTAGATTGGCAAGAACTTCCGGGTGATTTCGAGGTAGCCTAATAGATGGTTCAGTCAGCGAGCGCTCTTGCCACGACTATTGTTAACACAAGCTCAGGTAGGTAAGAGGGTGAGGCAGGGAAAGCAGGCAGTCAGGTTCGTCAGTGTTAAGCCGGCAGAGGGGGAAGGAGTGAGTTGAGCTGTTGCAAAATCAACGCCCATTATCCCAATGGATCCCCAACTTCCTTCAGTTTGTCCCCTTCTCTCCCTCAGAGGACCCTCTCTTCCCCTTCATCGCATATTCGTACCTCAGAAGACGACATTGATAATAAATAATTGCGGCGATCCTCCATGCCTCAGCTGTAACCTCGGTCATGATTTGGTTCGAATCGATTATCACTTCGTCTGCTTTGTCGCGCACCCAGTCTATCGTTGGAGGGTATTTTCGAGCCAGCTCCCAGTCTTTGCCCTCACGGCTCCATTGGCGCATTTCTGATAGTTCGCGCAAAAGGAATTTCGCCGTGATTGGCACGATGGTAGATTCGGGCTCTTGCTGCAATCGACCTGCACAATACGTTACTTGGCTCATAAGATGCAACAGTTTCTTCGAAAAGCCACATCCTCCATGGATTTCGAACATATCCTTCTCTGTTCCATAGAGAAGCCAGCTGAACCTGCCTGCTTCAGCCTCGGGGTTAAAAGTCTGCGGTGATGGAAGCGCCATCATAGGTTGAGCGAGAATCACTGCCCGCCCAACGATAATCGATTGAGAGATGCGGAGTTCGTTGTACTGGACGTTGTTGTTTTTCCAGTAGCGGGCGCCCGGGTCAGTTGCCTGCAGAAAGTATTCGCCTTGCCTGAATCCTTCCAGCCATCGCGGATTGTATGGCTTCTTGAGTCGTCGTTCCGTGAGGACAATCTAAATACCAGTCAGGTCACTTCACAATATCGAAGGCGCACAATCACCAATCCTGTAGCGAAATCATACATACATCTTGCATTGAAAGAAGCACGGCCATGGTAATGACCTCCTGCCCTTTACCATTTTCCCTGCTTTCGGGTGCATTGAGGAGTGTGCTGAAATATTGATCTGCCGTGATATATCGCTGATTGATCCGTTGTCGGATGCGCTCATCAGGGATATAATCATAGATATATACCCCGGCAAGACTCTGGATGGCGTGGAGAATACCTTCGTTCTTATGCATCGGCGCTAGATCCTTCAACCATAGGTTTGTGTTGCTAAGCACACTCCTTCCCGGGCACCAGTTCTTGATATCTACCGGGTGGTGAGCAAACGCTTGTCAAAGCCCAAAACGCAGATAAGCAAGCTTCAAATACTTACAGAACTCAAACAATCGTCTGTCAATATGATCCATTTTTGCTTGGAATCCGAACTGAGGAGGCAGCATTTTCGGGTCACCAGCTATCAGGATTTGTGAAGTGTCTTGAAAGGAAATCGGAGAACCTGCCATCAATATCGGCGATGAAGTATTTCCCCATCCTCCCTCTAGGTCCATGGGCGAAATAGTCCCATTTGGCGCGGAAGACACGGCAGGCCCAGGATTAACCAGAGTTATTATAGTTGGAGGGCGACCGGCAGTGTGTGATCGCGTTACGTTGGGCGTTATGTCCTCAACGTCATCCTCTGATGGGAGTGGCACAGGGCCAGACGGCCGTCTCGATGGAGCTCGCGAAGGCCAGTTGAATTTAACATACCCATTCACCTGTCCATTCTCGGGGCGAGCATAGCGAGGATAGGCAGACACAATCAGTCGGTCCTCATTCGCGGTGAACGGACTCACAACGATCCCTTCTACTGGTGCCAGGCCTCTTTTCTTCGAGTCTTGCAATTCGACAGCCCGCTCTGGAAGAGCATCGGGCACCGCAGGCAAGAGGCGAGGCAGTCGCTGTACCTGAGAGCGAGGTGGTtcaggttgaggttgaggttgaggttcaGGCTGAGGTGCTGTGACTACCTGAAGATTCAACGCAGGCTGGGGTGCTGCATGGAACGTCAGCTCACGGACTTGATAGTCTACCATGGCATGATCGGGTCGACGGGTAGTTTTGATCTTCTCGGCAGGAATTGGAACAAAGTCGGGAACATGATGGGTGAAAGATGGATTCTCAGTCGGGTTGTGCAACGGGGTGAGGGTGGGAGTAAGAGCGGGGTGGGTGGGTGCAACATGttctctctcatctcctTTTTGCTCAAGTTTACGCCTCTCTCATCGGAGACCCATCTgacttcaagatcctccacAGGGATTTGACGGGGACAACGGGTCAGAGTTCAGATCTGAAGAGTTTTTGAGAAGGCCGAGCCATGAGGAAAGGTGGGTGAGGTGAGTTGGATGGGAACATGGAGTGAGTGACAACAAATTCACTTCCTTACCTGTAAAAGCTGGGGCCCACGAATTGCCAAGGTCTTCGGGGAGGTCGAATAGGACCTCTGAGGGAGACGATACTCCCGTTGTCGTGGGCCATGTATTTTCGAATAAAGGGGCATCAGTAACCAGGGATCCGTCAACGCTGTCGGAGGCCCTGATGCTGGATGTGGCTATATTCAGTGGGATCGTATCGTCTTGTCGCGCGTATTTGACGCGCTTCACCGGACGAACTGATTCTGGTGAACTCTCCATTTGGACGGCTCGGTGTAGGGAACGCCGGGGACAAGTCCGATGGGCCGTGCTATAATTAATGGGAGAGATGAGAGAACAAGACCTTACAGTACGACAGTTTCGGAGTCGGCCGGATCAGAACACCACAGAAAgccagcggcagcggcagcgggCAGCGGTAACAAGCAGCGATGCCAGACGTTTGATGATCAAAGCCGCCGGGCCCCAGGGGCGACGCACAACCGTTGCGGCGCGTCGAACTGAGAGCCTATTGATGAGATACCAGTAGAGTGGTTCGCTTCAAGGCAAAGAACCACGCCTACCGAGAGTGGGTTTTTCGAGTGTGAACCGCCGGGATAGCGGGGGCGAAAGGAGACAACAAGAAGCGAAGAGGAAACAGTTCAACCGAGGGACCAGCGGAGGGGTGTTGAagcaaagtcaagaagaccgGAAGGTCATGGCGTGAGATAAGTCTGGGGAGAGTACCTGCATTAAAAGGGACGTTGACCAGGTGCTACTCTCTGCCTCTCTAGAAGCAGTTTGGActtttaactaaagagaTGTCTAGGAGCTGTTAGAAACATTAAGGTCAATGGTTGGATTGCAGGCCTCCCCACTTGGAACCTGACGAGCTTAGAGCCCTTAACACAAGGGAAAGAGAGTGCTTCTCCAATAGCTGGCAGGACGCCGCCTCACGATATCAGAAGCAGTACCGCCTAGTCACGATCGGTAGGGCGGGCAACCTGAAGGCGAATCTCACTCACCGTTGCCTCACGCGCCTTACACGCCTGCTGCCGCCGTCAAGATAGAGCCAGAGAGGGGATGAAAGGACTGAGCAGGTGTGGCGGCCCATCGATGTGACGGGACCTGGCCGCTGGCCTTCCGGGGTCAAGGAGCAGGGGGTTTACTTACGAGGTCCAAGATGGTTTTTACATAGCGGCAGGGATAAAAAACGCCATGGCCCACCTCCCGGCTTAATCACCCGCCCTTGCTTCTTTGGGGTTAACAGGGCCAGCCGGTCTAGCAAGGGCACAATGAAGGTGATCCTTGACAGGAGAGAGGAGACGCAAACAACGGGGCCAGAGTCCAGTGCCAACAATACTACAAACGGTGCTCGGTACATCCTGTGATACG
The window above is part of the Fusarium musae strain F31 chromosome 6, whole genome shotgun sequence genome. Proteins encoded here:
- a CDS encoding hypothetical protein (EggNog:ENOG41), giving the protein MDPKNDASSHGAVVDIGGSNMYDGVGKRLQEALTAPYSPTSKPTLPDELLYDDVGLPIWNQIIFTPEFYQTHDEIALFDEHGADVVARCPAGVTIIDLGAGDTRKVGHLLAAFEKGKVPAKYLALDISRSSLNHNVKYLVEQHPSPESSVTCAGIWGTFGDGMSYIQKISTPRLFLSLGSVLCNDPWPEALSHLKFWADALRSDDLLLIGMDGHTLPNNKEKIWNAYHSCDSLYHKFFLNGFKHANRLAGEEWFREEDWELLAQLEDEPTTRHRFFFRAKKDVKLKKMSRIIQKGEEFDWFDSHKYGEDNVRLMCYKAGLSVIDVWQAPGSEFRQYLVRRKDSKDQRDDADSAVSGVSY
- a CDS encoding hypothetical protein (EggNog:ENOG41); its protein translation is MESSPESVRPVKRVKYARQDDTIPLNIATSSIRASDSVDGSLVTDAPLFENTWPTTTGVSSPSEVLFDLPEDLGNSWAPAFTGDEREHVAPTHPALTPTLTPLHNPTENPSFTHHVPDFVPIPAEKIKTTRRPDHAMVDYQVRELTFHAAPQPALNLQVQRLPRLLPAVPDALPERAVELQDSKKRGLAPVEGIVVSPFTANEDRLIVSAYPRYARPENGQVNGYVKFNWPSRAPSRRPSGPVPLPSEDDVEDITPNVTRSHTAGRPPTIITLVNPGPAVSSAPNGTISPMDLEGGWGNTSSPILMAGSPISFQDTSQILIAGDPKMLPPQFGFQAKMDHIDRRLFEFYIKNWCPGRSVLSNTNLWLKDLAPMHKNEGILHAIQSLAGVYIYDYIPDERIRQRINQRYITADQYFSTLLNAPESRENGKGQEVITMAVLLSMQDIVLTERRLKKPYNPRWLEGFRQGEYFLQATDPGARYWKNNNVQYNELRISQSIIVGRAVILAQPMMALPSPQTFNPEAEAGRFSWLLYGTEKDMFEIHGGCGFSKKLLHLMSQVTYCAGRLQQEPESTIVPITAKFLLRELSEMRQWSREGKDWELARKYPPTIDWVRDKADEVIIDSNQIMTEVTAEAWRIAAIIYYQCRLLRYEYAMKGKRGSSEGEKGTN